Proteins encoded by one window of Vicinamibacterales bacterium:
- a CDS encoding carboxypeptidase-like regulatory domain-containing protein: MTGAVFVRLVLVGSITLSAEGCGSQPTQPDPRIPPAVGPPSSMQINTWHFGTSTSTAHVIATWGDLYSTSRDVTAEARWTSSSPDIMAVTGPGAFTSVSPGDADVRAEFNGVAVVQSLRVYVGEGPLMVTDCANPSSCFYTDAVRDSTRSFPSDGIEGATVTITSGHNAGRSAVTDTNGYFQFFSPLVWGPITIRASKSGYRDGEVSWIMGETSSPPLLLVPQTN, translated from the coding sequence ATGACCGGCGCCGTGTTCGTCCGTCTTGTTCTGGTCGGTTCGATCACCTTGTCTGCCGAAGGCTGCGGATCGCAGCCGACCCAACCCGACCCGCGAATTCCACCTGCCGTTGGTCCTCCGTCATCCATGCAAATCAACACCTGGCACTTCGGCACGTCGACGTCTACGGCGCACGTGATTGCGACGTGGGGCGATCTCTACTCGACTTCTCGCGATGTGACCGCTGAAGCCCGGTGGACGTCGAGCTCGCCGGACATCATGGCGGTGACCGGCCCGGGTGCATTCACCTCAGTGTCACCGGGCGATGCCGACGTGCGGGCTGAGTTCAACGGCGTAGCGGTCGTCCAGTCGCTTCGCGTGTACGTCGGCGAGGGACCGCTGATGGTGACCGACTGCGCCAACCCAAGCAGTTGCTTCTACACCGACGCCGTCCGCGATTCGACGAGGTCCTTTCCCAGCGACGGCATCGAGGGCGCGACTGTGACCATCACCAGCGGTCATAACGCGGGTCGGTCCGCTGTGACGGACACGAACGGCTACTTCCAGTTCTTCTCGCCGCTCGTCTGGGGACCGATCACGATCCGCGCCAGCAAGTCGGGATACCGTGACGGCGAGGTCTCCTGGATTATGGGCGAGACGTCCTCGCCTCCACTGTTGCTTGTCCCTCAGACGAACTGA
- a CDS encoding GDSL-type esterase/lipase family protein, translating to MRAEYLVRTFVLIAAVSAAPGVLGIGAAQQGPPPPPPFDAAKVPAGMPMPKTWTAAEDHQNMMEQLGITKLRPGPSGNDQAPNHASYDEATANPYPDLPDVLTLENGKKVTTAAVWEQERRPEIVEDFDREVLGRVPKNAPKVVWTVTGSEKTTLGGMPVLVKKLTGRVDNAKFPAIDVNIEAGLVTPADTRTPVPVMIMFGGAFLLPGWTPPPGGRGFGAPPANAAASDLPATQQLIAGGWGYVALNPTSVQADNGAGLTRGIIGLVNAGQPRKPDDWGALRAWAWGASRALDYLETDSTVDAKKVGIEGVSRYGKAALVTMAYDQRFAVVLVGSSGEGGAKLHRRNWGEAVENLTGSGEYHWMAGNFLKYGTDESSFGKKTPADLPVDAHELIALCAPRPTFISYGVPEKGDAKWLDHQGSFMAAIAAQPVFRLLGGKDLGRTDDYKTEKMPPVNTALMTGQLAWRQHDGGHTDGPNWRYFIPWADRMLNYTFVSPATRPVPRVDANSVQAHKDLLDKAKAGGTDVYFQGDSIARRWGATDYPDDLANWKENFWGWNAADFGWGADKTEHILWRLDNGELDGVNPKVIVILAGTNNVGNRPGDATKVDDITAGVTRIVDLSRQKAPNATIILTAIFPRNDNMAVMPEIVKINANLAKLADGRTIRFLNVNDKLADKDGKLYDGMMNGDKLHPTLKGYQAWADALKPILRELLGPPAATDHAPPPTGDPSASKKR from the coding sequence ATGCGCGCAGAATACCTCGTCCGGACGTTCGTGCTGATCGCGGCCGTGAGTGCGGCGCCGGGCGTCCTCGGCATCGGGGCCGCCCAGCAGGGTCCGCCGCCACCGCCTCCGTTCGACGCCGCAAAGGTGCCCGCCGGCATGCCGATGCCGAAGACGTGGACCGCGGCCGAGGACCACCAGAACATGATGGAGCAGCTTGGCATCACGAAGCTGCGCCCAGGCCCGAGCGGCAACGATCAGGCGCCCAACCACGCGAGCTACGACGAGGCCACCGCCAATCCGTATCCCGATCTGCCCGACGTGCTCACGCTCGAGAACGGGAAGAAGGTCACGACGGCGGCGGTGTGGGAGCAGGAGCGGCGGCCGGAGATCGTCGAGGACTTCGATCGCGAAGTGCTTGGTCGCGTCCCGAAGAACGCCCCGAAGGTCGTCTGGACAGTGACGGGGTCGGAAAAGACGACGCTGGGGGGCATGCCGGTGCTGGTGAAGAAGCTCACCGGCCGCGTGGACAACGCGAAGTTCCCGGCGATCGACGTCAACATCGAGGCCGGGCTGGTGACGCCGGCCGACACCAGGACGCCGGTGCCGGTCATGATCATGTTCGGCGGCGCGTTCCTGCTGCCGGGATGGACACCGCCGCCGGGAGGCCGCGGCTTCGGCGCGCCCCCAGCCAACGCCGCCGCTTCCGATCTGCCCGCCACGCAGCAGCTCATCGCCGGCGGCTGGGGCTACGTCGCGCTCAACCCGACCAGCGTCCAGGCCGACAACGGCGCCGGCCTGACGCGCGGCATCATCGGGCTGGTCAACGCCGGACAGCCGCGCAAGCCCGACGACTGGGGCGCCCTGCGCGCCTGGGCCTGGGGAGCATCGCGCGCGCTCGACTACCTCGAGACCGACAGCACCGTCGACGCGAAGAAGGTCGGCATCGAAGGCGTGTCGCGCTACGGCAAGGCGGCGCTCGTCACCATGGCCTACGACCAGCGCTTCGCCGTCGTGCTCGTCGGCTCGTCGGGCGAAGGAGGCGCGAAGCTGCACCGGCGCAACTGGGGCGAAGCAGTCGAGAACCTGACCGGATCGGGCGAGTACCACTGGATGGCGGGTAACTTCCTGAAATACGGCACCGACGAATCATCGTTCGGGAAGAAGACGCCGGCGGACCTCCCCGTCGACGCGCACGAGCTCATCGCGCTCTGCGCGCCGAGGCCGACCTTCATCAGCTACGGCGTCCCCGAGAAGGGAGACGCCAAGTGGCTCGATCACCAGGGCAGCTTCATGGCGGCGATCGCGGCGCAGCCGGTGTTCCGCCTGCTCGGCGGCAAGGATCTCGGCAGGACCGACGACTACAAGACCGAGAAGATGCCGCCGGTGAACACCGCGCTGATGACCGGCCAGCTCGCCTGGCGCCAGCACGACGGCGGCCACACCGACGGGCCCAACTGGCGTTACTTCATTCCGTGGGCCGATCGGATGCTGAACTACACGTTCGTCTCGCCGGCAACGCGGCCCGTTCCGCGCGTCGACGCCAATTCCGTGCAGGCGCACAAGGATCTGCTCGACAAGGCGAAGGCCGGCGGTACCGACGTCTACTTCCAGGGGGACTCGATCGCGCGCCGGTGGGGCGCCACCGACTACCCGGACGATCTCGCCAACTGGAAGGAGAATTTCTGGGGCTGGAACGCCGCTGATTTCGGCTGGGGGGCCGACAAGACGGAGCACATCCTCTGGCGCCTGGACAACGGCGAGCTCGACGGCGTCAACCCGAAGGTGATCGTCATCCTCGCCGGCACCAACAACGTCGGCAACCGCCCCGGCGACGCAACGAAGGTCGACGACATCACCGCCGGCGTCACGCGCATCGTCGATCTCTCACGCCAGAAGGCGCCGAACGCGACGATCATCCTGACGGCGATCTTCCCGCGCAACGACAACATGGCAGTGATGCCCGAGATCGTGAAGATCAACGCGAACCTCGCGAAGCTCGCCGACGGCAGGACCATCCGGTTCCTGAATGTCAACGACAAGCTGGCGGACAAGGACGGAAAGCTCTACGACGGGATGATGAACGGCGACAAGCTGCACCCGACGTTGAAGGGTTACCAGGCGTGGGCCGACGCGCTCAAGCCCATCCTGCGCGAGCTGCTCGGTCCGCCGGCCGCCACCGACCACGCGCCACCGCCCACCGGCGATCCGTCGGCGTCGAAGAAGCGGTGA
- a CDS encoding DnaJ domain-containing protein has product MASTVGNEPPTDYYETLQISPNADADTVQRVFRMLAQRFHPDNAETGNPERFRSLHEAYSVLSVPDKRAQYDVHHQGLRQERWRFAAQVKSSDDFELEQQMRCTLLEILYARRRAEPSNPAFSPFDLQQLTGQPREHLEFTFWYLSQRKFVTRDDQSRLTITADGVDYVEANRGGGLRRRLTATTEEGARE; this is encoded by the coding sequence ATGGCCAGCACCGTGGGCAACGAACCGCCGACCGACTACTACGAGACGCTGCAGATCAGCCCGAACGCCGACGCCGACACGGTCCAGCGCGTGTTCCGGATGCTGGCGCAGCGCTTTCATCCCGACAACGCCGAGACCGGCAATCCCGAGCGCTTCCGCTCTCTGCATGAGGCGTATTCCGTCCTGAGCGTGCCCGACAAGCGCGCCCAGTACGACGTCCACCATCAGGGGCTGCGTCAGGAGCGCTGGCGCTTCGCCGCGCAGGTCAAGAGCAGCGACGACTTCGAGCTCGAGCAGCAGATGCGCTGTACGCTCCTCGAGATCCTCTACGCCAGGCGGCGCGCCGAGCCGTCGAACCCGGCCTTTTCGCCGTTCGACCTTCAGCAGCTCACAGGACAGCCGCGCGAGCATCTGGAGTTCACCTTCTGGTACCTGAGCCAGCGGAAGTTCGTCACCCGCGACGATCAGTCGCGCCTCACCATCACGGCCGACGGCGTCGACTACGTGGAGGCCAATCGCGGCGGCGGCCTCCGCCGGCGGCTCACGGCGACGACCGAAGAGGGCGCGCGCGAATGA
- a CDS encoding sulfatase: MIDLARNMRFHISVRPLGVCLLAFAAVAVLANGCARTPPPARRPNIVFILTDDQRWDAISLQGHSGPLKTPNIDRIGKEGVYFRNTFDTTSLCSPSRATILTGVYAHVHGVTNNFTEFPPETETWPLLLQRAGYETAYVGKYHMGENNDDKRPGFDYFASHRGQGVYVGTEWRINGGERHVIPGYYTTIVTDLAEQWIRGRRGDKPYAIVIGHKAPHSFFVPEDKYKNAFADVHVPYPASAFMLDDKPDWYRQRMPTWHGIYGPLFEFRKNFPDASPEGVAAFEEMVRSYWRVILSVDDSVGRIYSLLQERGELDNTVFIFTTDNGLLNGEHGLVDKRTAHEESLRLPLVVRYPGLTPPSQPRVVDQMILTTDFAPSILDIVGLPIGSKIQGRSWKRLAQGQPDAGWRTSFAYLYNYEKQFPYTPNVRALRTGEWKYVRYPNSATPHLSELYHLTEDPLELVNLIDDPRYRSRVNDLHAELDRQLIMLGAWPDRMPLDEGIGKDLPAASIR, encoded by the coding sequence ATGATCGACCTGGCGCGAAACATGCGTTTTCACATCTCTGTCCGTCCATTGGGTGTGTGCCTGCTGGCCTTCGCCGCCGTGGCGGTGCTGGCGAACGGATGCGCGCGGACGCCGCCGCCGGCGCGACGCCCCAACATCGTCTTCATCCTCACCGACGACCAGCGCTGGGACGCGATCTCCCTGCAGGGGCACAGCGGCCCGCTGAAGACGCCGAACATCGATCGGATCGGCAAGGAGGGCGTCTACTTCAGGAACACGTTCGACACGACGTCGCTCTGCTCGCCGAGCCGCGCGACGATCCTGACCGGCGTCTACGCGCACGTGCACGGCGTGACCAACAACTTCACCGAGTTCCCCCCGGAGACCGAGACGTGGCCGTTGCTGCTGCAGCGCGCCGGATACGAAACGGCGTATGTCGGCAAGTACCACATGGGGGAGAACAACGACGACAAGCGGCCCGGCTTCGACTATTTCGCGTCGCATCGCGGCCAGGGCGTCTACGTCGGCACCGAGTGGCGCATCAACGGCGGCGAACGGCACGTCATCCCCGGCTACTACACGACCATCGTCACCGATCTCGCCGAGCAGTGGATCCGCGGCCGCCGCGGCGACAAGCCCTATGCGATCGTGATCGGGCACAAAGCGCCGCACAGCTTTTTCGTGCCGGAGGACAAGTACAAGAACGCCTTTGCCGACGTGCACGTTCCGTATCCCGCGTCGGCCTTCATGCTCGACGACAAACCGGACTGGTACAGGCAGCGCATGCCGACGTGGCACGGCATCTACGGACCGCTGTTCGAGTTCCGTAAGAACTTTCCCGACGCGAGCCCGGAAGGAGTAGCGGCGTTCGAGGAGATGGTGCGCTCGTACTGGCGTGTCATCCTCAGCGTCGACGACAGCGTCGGACGCATCTACTCGCTGCTGCAGGAGCGCGGCGAGCTCGACAACACCGTGTTCATCTTCACGACCGACAACGGGTTGCTCAACGGCGAGCACGGCCTGGTCGACAAGCGGACCGCGCACGAGGAGTCGCTGCGGCTGCCACTCGTGGTGCGCTATCCCGGACTGACGCCCCCGTCGCAGCCGCGCGTCGTCGACCAGATGATCCTGACCACCGATTTCGCGCCGTCGATTCTCGACATCGTCGGACTGCCGATCGGTTCGAAAATCCAGGGACGATCATGGAAGCGGCTGGCGCAGGGGCAGCCCGATGCCGGCTGGCGGACGAGTTTCGCGTATCTGTACAACTACGAGAAGCAGTTCCCGTACACACCGAACGTGCGCGCGCTTCGTACCGGAGAGTGGAAGTACGTCCGCTATCCGAACTCGGCGACGCCGCACCTGTCGGAGCTGTATCACCTCACCGAGGATCCCCTCGAGCTCGTCAATCTGATCGACGACCCGCGGTACCGCTCCAGAGTCAACGATCTGCATGCCGAACTCGATCGGCAACTGATCATGCTCGGCGCCTGGCCCGACAGGATGCCGCTCGACGAAGGCATCGGGAAGGATCTGCCTGCCGCCAGCATCCGCTAG